In the Syntrophales bacterium genome, AAGATCGCAGCTGGTCGGCCTGCCGTGTATCGCGACGTTCAATCATGAAAAACTCGCAAGAAGTCGAAAAACATCTTCATGAGGGCGGCACTCCAAAATAGAGCCGTATGCTTTCGGCTATCATTTTTGCCGCATCTTCCTGGATATGATTTTCGAGCAGCCCGTCCCTATTCTTAAAATTCGTTGAAAAACCGAGCTCAATGAGAACTCCGGCCATGGAAATATTGTTCAATATGGCCACCGGTGCGGGTCGCACGCCCCTGCCCTCCCGTGGGAAAACCCGTCCCAGTTCGCGGTCCAGAATATTGGAAAAACGGATGCTGTTGTTGAGGAACGTGATTTCGAGCATTTCGTCGATGACCTTCCCCGGATCGGGTTCCTTCCGGGGATAGCTCTTCGAAGCGGGTACGTAGATCTCGTATCCCGATGCCCGTGTACTGAATCCGGCGTTCACATGGAGGCTGATCAGCAGATCGGCGTCGGCCGATCGAATGGCGTCCTTTCTGGCGTTAAGAGAAAGATTCCTGTCGTCCGGCCTGGTCAGCATCACGGCAATGGCATCGTTGGGCGACATTATGGCTTTCACCGATTTCGCGATTGCCAGGGTAACGTCTTTTTCGACGGCACTTCTGGAAAGTTGAACTCCTCTGTCGTCGCCTCCATGGCCGGCGTCGATGACGACGGTGAACTTCGCCGCTTCAGCGGAAGAGGGAACAAGCGCCGGAAGGCATGCCGTCATCAGCACCAAAATTGTCAGTAGCACATATCTCTTAATGGTTTTCATGGCTTGTAACCCTTGAGGGCGTCGTAAAATGGTACCGGAGGCATGACCTCCGGCATTATAGCCGGATGCTTGGAGGTTTTTTACAAAGCCGTCCCCCACAGGGCGTTTTGCGGCCTTTTACGAGTTCGCCGATCCTTGTCCCTGAAGGCGGATTCCTGATGGTGCATGCTTGTATAGAAAAAAAAGCTCCTTGTCAACAGACCATGGAACCTTTTCCTCAGGTTATCTTCCCCGCTGCTGCTTCACAAAGGGTTCACGCTGCCGTTCCACCGAAAGAACGCTGGGAAGCCTGTTCAGCTCCGACTCCAGTTTTTTGAACTGCGCGAGGTCGTTCACGTTCAGCTGGAAATCGAAATCGGCCCGCTGGTCGGGGTAGGTTGTGAGGTCGGCATAACTGATGTTGATCCCCAGGGATGATATGACGCCGCTGAGTTCCGCGAGAAGTCCCTTCTTGTCGGTACAGAACACGCGGATGTTGACGGGATAGGTCCGGCCTTTCTGGACTTCCCAGTTCACTTCGATTATCCGCTCGGAATCCATCTCCTCGACCTTCGGGCAATTGGCCAGGTGAACGCTGACCCCTCTCCCGCGGGTTATGTACCCCACGATGTCGTCGCCGGGCAGAGGATTGCAGCAGTGGGCGAAACGAACCATGATATCGTCGATGCCCCGCACCGATATGCCTGCGGTTGACATTTTCTTCGATTGTTTTTTCAGTTTGCCCGGAATCCCGGCTTCTTCAGTTTCTTCGTCACGATCTCTTGGCTCCGTCCCGTAGACCTGGTTGAGGACATAATGGGCCGATATTTTACCGTATCCTATGAGGGCCAGCAGGTCATCGAGAGAGACCAGCGACTGCTCTTCCAGGTGTTTCTTGAAAGACTTCTCCTTTACCAGGCGGTTCATGGAAATTGAGCGCTTCTTCAGCTCCCGGTCGAGGATATCCCTTCCCAACGTTATACTGCGCTCTCGTTCCTCGGTCTTGATCCACTGCTTGATCCGTGAAACGGCCCGGGATGTGACGGTGTACTTGAGCCAGTCTTTGCTGGGTTTCTGCCCCGGATGGGTCATGATTTCGACAGTATCGCCGTTCTTGAGCTGGTACTTCAGGGGGACGATGTTCCTGTTGACCTTCGCTCCCACACAGGTGTTTCCCACATCGGTGTGGATGCTGTAGGCAAAGTCGATGGGAGTCGCCCCCTTGGGAAAGGACTTCACATCTCCCCGGGGAGTGAATATGTAAACTTCATCGGGGTAGAGGGCCAGCTTGAGGTTGCGCATGAACTCCCGGGCATCCTTGAAGTCCTTCTGGCTCTCCAGCAGCTCCCGTAACTGCTGTATCTGCCGGTCATCCTCAAGTGAGGCTCCCCCGCCTTCCTTGTAGCGCCAGTGAGCGGCGATCCCATTTTCCGCCCAATCGTCCATCTCGCCGGTTCGTATCTGTATCTCCAGGCGTTCTCCATAGGGTCCGATTACGGTAGTGTGCAGGGAACGGTAGTTATTGGCTTTCGGCATGGCGACATAGTCCTTGAACCGTCCGGGAACGGGCTTCCAGAGGGAATGGACAACGCTGAGGGCCTCGTAACACTCTCTTTCCCTGTTTGAATCCAGTATGATTCTGAATGCCGTGAGATCGTAGACTTCATCAAAATTCAGGTGCTGTTCGTGCATTTTCATATAAATACTGTAGAAATGCTTCGCCCTGCCTTTGACGATTCCTCTCAGGCCGAATTCCTGAATTTTCTCCTGAATGATGCTCCTGATCTCCTCCGTGTACTTTTCCCGCTCATCCTTCTTCATCGCCACCCGGTCGATAAGTTCGTGGTAGCCCTCCGGGTGGAGATACTTGAATGCCAGGTCCTCGAGTTCTGTTTTTATCCAGTTAATGCCCAGGCGACCGGCAAGGGGCGCATAGACCTCCACCGTCTCCCTGGAAATGAAGATCTTTCGGGCGGGCTGGTGAAAGTCGAGGGTCCGCATATTGTGGAGACGATCGGCCAGACGGACCAGGAGAATCCTGATATCCGAAGACATGGCCAGGATCATCTTTCGAAAATACTCCGCCTGCTGTTCAAGGCGGCTGGCAAAGACAATCTTGCTGATCTTCGTGAGGCCGTCCACCAGAAAGGCCACCTCTTTGCCGAAGGAAGCCTCTATCTGGTCGAGGGTTGTCAGGGTGTCCTCCACGGTATCGTGGAGCAGGCCGGTGATGATGGTCGCCACGTCGAGCTTCATGGAAACCAGTATCCAGGTCACTTCGAGGGGATGGGTCAGGTAGGGCTCACCTGACAGGCGCACCTGTCCCTGATGGACCGTCGCGGAGAAGATGTATGCCTTCTCTATCATCTCCACTTCGCCCTGAGACATGTATTTCTGGGCTTCTTCCAGTATGTCGGTGATTCGAACCATACGATGAATCAGGCTTCATGTTTCAGCGAGGCCCCGAGTTCCCCGGCGACCATGCCGCCTACAACGTCCGTCGCATCGGCACAGGCAACGAGGCTTACATCGCCCGTGGCCCGCCTCCTCACTTCCACCAATCCCTCCGCCATGCGTTTCGCGCCGATGGTAATCCGCAGGGGAATGCCCAGAAGATCGGCATCCTTGAACTTGACACCAGCCCGCTCGTCCCGGTCATCATAGAGAACATCCAGGCCCCGCTCCCGGAGCTTTCCGTAGATCTCTTCCGCAGCCCGGGAGAGGATATCATCGGCCATGTTGACGGGCGTGATGATAACCTGGAAAGGAGCGATGGCCATGGGCCAGATGATGCCGTCAGCGTCATGGCTCTGTTCGATGACCGCCGCCGCTGTCCGGGCGACGCCGATTCCGTAGCATCCCATAATAATGAATTTTTCCTTGCCGTCCCTGTCAAGAAAGGTGGCATTCATGGCCGTGCTGTATTTGGTTCCCAGTTTAAAGACATGGCCCACTTCTATTCCCCGGGCGAAACGAATCTCGCCGCCGCACCTGGGGCAGGCGTCTCCTTCGGTAATCATGCGCAGATCGGCGAAGGAGGCAACGGTGATGTCCCTGCCGAAATTACAGTGCTTCAGGTGATAGTTTTCGCGGTTCGCGCCGACAACAAAGTTTTTCATGGGTGCCAGTGAATAATCGGCGTAGATGGGACACTTGATGCCGAGAGGTCCGGCAAATCCCCGGGGAGACCCCGTGACCGCCTGTATTTCGTCGTCCGGTGCCATCTCCAGGATTTCCGCGCCAAGAACGTTGCGAACCTTGGTTTCATTCACTTCCCTGTCGCCGCGCACGAGAACGGCTACGGTCCTGCCGTCGGCAACGTATATGAGCGTCTTGACGATATCCCGCGGTTCCACGCCGATAAACTCCGACACCTCTTCGATGGTCCTGATGTCCGGCGTGTACACTTCTTCCAGGGACAGAAACTCCGATTTCACCGGAACTGGTTCCGGGGGCTTCACTGTCTCCGCTTTTTCGATGTTTGCCGCATAGGTGCAGGAAGCGCAGTAGACCATTCCATCCTCGCCGGAGGGCGCGCTGACCAGGAATTCGTGAGAATAGCTTCCGCCTATAGCGCCGCTGTCGGCTTCGACAGCCCTGAAGGTGAGACCACAGCGTTTGAATATGCGTTCATAGGCATTGTACATTTTTTTGTAGGACAGGGCGGCCCCCTGTTCATCGACATCGAAGCTGTATGCATCTTTCATGCTGAACTCACGGCTTCTCATGACACCGAAACGGGGTCTGATTTCGTCCCTGAATTTTGTCTGTATCTGGTAAAGATTCAACGGAAGCTGGCGGTAGGTCTGTATTTCGCTGCGAACGATATCGGTGACCACCTCTTCATGGGTGGGCCCGATGCAGTAGTCCCGGTTGTGCCGATCCCGAAGCCTCAGGAGTTCCTTCCCATAGTGCTGCCATCGTCCCGATTCGAGCCAGAGTTCCGCCGGCTGAACGGCGGGCATGAACAGTTCCTGGGCTCCGGCGGAGTCCATCTCTTCGCGGATGATGGCCTCGATTTTTTTGATGGTCCGGTAACCCAGGGGAAGGAAGGAATAAATTCCGCCGGCCAGCTTCCGTATCATCCCCGCCCGCAGCATGAGCTGGTGGCTCATCACCTCCGCGTCCGAGGGAATTTCCTTGATTGTCGGTAACAGCATTTCAGAGTAGCGCATTATCTCTCCTGTGTCCTATGGTTTCCTGCGGGGCCTGCGGGAGGACGGGGCTCTTCCGTGACCATCCGTCGAATCTCTTCCATGAGAGCATCGACGAAATGCTCTTCCGCCACCTTCTTCACCATGGTGCCCTTCTTGAAAAGAACGCCGGAACGCCGGCCTCCGGCTATGCCGATATCGGCTTCCGCCGCCTCCCCGGGACCGTTCACCACACATCCCATGAGGGCGATTTTGAGATATTCCTTCATTCCCGAGAGCCTGGCCTCCACCTCCGCCACAAGGGCGGGAAGGTCTATCTCGCACCGCCCGCAGGTAGGACACGAAATGATGTCAGGCCCCCGCTTTCTGATATCCAGAGCCCTCAGAATGCCCCAGGCAACGGGCATCTCCTGCAGTGGATCACCCGTTATGGAAACACGGATCGTGTCACCGATACCTTCGCTGAGCAACACACCCAGCCCGATGGATGATTTTACGGCCGAACTCACCAGCCCCCCCGCCTCCGTCACACCCAGGTGGAGAGGGTAGTCTGTTTTCCCCGCTATCCCCCGACAGGCGGCGATCATGGTGCCGACGTCGGAGGATTTGAGAGACAGCTTGAGGGCCCCGAAACCCCTGTCTTCAAAAAAGGCAATGGTCCGCAGGGCGCTTTCAACGAGAGCATCCGCCGTGGGGCCGCCGTGTTTCTCGAGGATGTCTTTTTGCAGGGAGCCCGCATTGATGCCGATGCGAATCACCACATTTTTCCGGCGAGCCGCTTCAATAACGGAAGCAAGGTGTTCCCTTCCCATCGTGCCGGGATTGATCCTTATGGCGTCTGCGCCACCCTCGATGGCGCGGAGGGCGAGACGGTGATCGAAATGTATATCAGCGATGAGGGGAACCGGTGACTGCTTTCTGATGTCCGGCAAGGCATCCGCAGCTTTGCCGTCGGGGACGGCAAGGCGTACGATTTCGCATCCCGCCTCCTCGAGTCTGGCGATTTGATCCACTGTTTCGAGGATGTTGCTCGTGTTCGTGGATGTCATGGACTGGACAACGACGGGGGCATCTCCGCCCACCTGCACCGCACCGATGAAAACAGGCTTTGTTGTACGTCTCTTTACTGTCATCAGGCACTTCGCATCATTACACTTACCGTATCCAATATGCTATAGCACGAATGAGAAAGGGTCGGCAATGGTTAATTCCCCGCGGACGGGGTGCCGTCGAGCGGCCCCGGGACAGGCGGCCGGGAAGAGCGGCCGGACGCGGTTGCGGTGCAAAGAGACGGGCATGTCAGCTCTTCGAGAATGAGCCGGCGGGAGGTTCTGTCCGGCATCGGTGGAAGGAACCCGCTCAACGTCGAAACGTTTCTCCCGCTCACGGCGATGATTCTTCTCAGCGCCTCGTAGAGCGGTAGAGGCTTGAAGGCCTGAACGCTCATGTACCTGATCATCTTATAGGTCTTGAGAGCGTCAAACCATCCCGAGTACTGTTTTTCCGTTACGCCTTTCCTCCCGGCATTTTCGAGCAGCCGGGGCCACACCCTGTGAAATCCTTCCCTGCGCAGAAAATCCGGAAGCAGGACGTGAATGTGGCGCGCCCGTTCCAGAATTGTCCCGGTATCGGAAGCCGCCTGCTCTCCGAGACAGGCTATCCAGTCCTTCAAAATCCGGAACACTTCAGGGTCCCAGGCGGTCCCGAGACGTCCTCCGTGAGACGCGTATCGGGAAATCGTCCGTCCCGTGCCGAATGGAACACGCTGAGATCTCCTGGCCGAAGGATAGACCCGGGTGTTGGTTACCAGACCGATGGCACCGATCTTCGTGACCTTGTTGAGGAAGTGAAAATCTTCCCCCGCCTCACGCCTGCTCATGCCCCGCACGGCCGCGTATCCGCCGGCGGTGACGGCAATGGTTGAGCCGATGGCATGCCAGGCGTAGGGCGAACAGGCATATTCCAGTCCAAGCCGGTAGTATCGTATGAATGTTTCATACAGACAAATCGCATCATCATCCTCGTCATTCTCCCCAGGCTGGTGAAGAAATTCCACGGCCGCCGCCGTGAGATTTCGTGTTTCAAAGTTTTTCCGCACCGCTGAAATCCAGTTGTTCTCGACGATGGTGTCAGCGTCAAGGCAGAGAAGTATGCTCGGCGAGACACTCCGGTGATCGAACAGTTCAAGGGCCCGGTCCATGCCGATTTTCCGGGCCAGGCCGACACCGCCACCTCCCACAGGAAGTTCCCTGCCCGGCGACGAGGCATCGACATAGCCGATTGATAGGCCGCCGGCGGCCCCGGGATGCGTCTTTTCCATCACCAGGCGCCGCAGGACGGCAAGGGTTTTTTCGTTGTCTTTCCGGTCACGGGGCCTGGCGATACCGGGAAGACCGTTATTGACGACGCAGATCACCATGGTTTCAGCCAGGCTCCGCGCGTCATTTTGCGCAATGCTCTCCAGAGTTCTGAAAAGATGGGCCGACTCGGCAAGGACGGGAATCACGACGGCCGCGCGGACTGTCGTGGGCTGTGCCCCTGAAAGGCTCCATCGGCAGTCACAGCCGTACCTGCTCAAGTACGTGTTTATTCCCTCCGCCATAGGCTGTGGCCCCCCTGGGCATCGACCAGGCTTCTCAGGCTATCGAAGTCACCCCGGTCTATCCAGTGAATTACGGTACCCCTCCGTTCCATCCGCCGGAACCAGGTCTCCTGCCGTTTGGCAAACTGACCGATGCGGATGGCGAGAATTTCGATCATTTTTTCCCGCGAGAGTTCCCCCCGAAGGTGTCGGGCGATGTATCGATATTCAAGACCGAAAGAGTCAAGACGCTGCCAGCTCAGCCCCGCGGCGTGCAGGTCCCTGACTTCGTCTATCATCCCCTTCTCTATGCGCTCCAGCAGACGTCTCCGGATCAGGTCCCGTAACCGGCTTCGTTCCACTCGTATGCCGATCACGCACGGAATGACGCAGGGCTTCGGGGCTCGGTCGGCCTCGGCTGACTCCCTGCGTTTTTCCTCGATAATGATGGCCCGGGCGAGCCTGGTCGCATCTAGGACATCGGTTGTATTGTGGGGCGTTCCTCTGAGCTCAAGATACCGTCGTCTCAGGCTCCGGAGATCCCGGTCCGGAAGCTCATCGAGACGCTTCAGCCCCTCTGAATCAAAGGCGGCGGGAAGATCGTAGCCTTTCGTCACAGCCTCGATATACAGGCCCGTTCCTCCCACCATAAGGGGGAAGGCCCCGCGGTTTTTGATGTCCGAGAAAACCCGGTAGAATGCCTGCTGAAATTCGAAAAGGTTGAATTCATGGTGAGGATCAACGATGTCGATCATATGACAGTGAACCGGTGTGCCTCCCCCGGTGAACTGCTCCAGGTCCTTTCCTGTCCCGAGATCCATGCCGCAGTAAACCTGCCGGGAATCGGCCGAGATGATTTCAACGGTCGTTCCGTGCAGGGCCTCGATGTGCCGGGCGAGCCTGACGGCCAGAGCTGTTTTGCCCGACGCCGTCGGTCCCAGAAGAACCATGAGGTTGAAGGGAGGTTCGTCATACATGACAGGCAGAGTCCATCGCTGTGAGGGGACCCGTACTCTTCAGAGCCTAATCCAGCAGGTGAACAAAGAGGCCGCTTTTCAGCTTCGGCTCGAACCAGGTTGACTTCGGCGGCATGATCTGTCCCTTGTCGGACACAGCCATGAGCGAGTCCATATCCGTCGGGTAGAGTGAAAAAGCGACTGCGTAGAGGTCCGCGTCGACAAGGCGCTCCAGTTCTCCGGTTCCTCTGATGCCGCCGACAAAATCGATCCGTTCGTCACCCCTCATATCGGTTACGCCCAGTATGGGGGCAATCAACCGGTCCTGCAGAACGGACACGTCGAGAGAGGACACAATGTCATTATTCCCGCACCCTTCACCTGTCGGGGACAGGCGGAACCACTGTCCTCCCAGATACATGCCGAAGACACCCCGCTCCGGAGCGGGGGCGTTTCTCTCCAGCGGTTCCAGCAGAAACCGGTCGGACAGACGGTCGAGAAATGCCTCTTTCCCCATGCCCGCGAGATCGCGGACGACGCGGTTGTAGGGAAGAATGCGCAACTGTCTGTGGGAAAACAAGACCGCCATGATGCGGTTGTATTCTTCCGCTCCTGTGTGGGCCGGATTCGCCTGCCTCCGGATTTCGGCCACGCGGTTTGCCGCTGCCGCCCGATGGTGGCCGTCGGCTATGTACAAAGAATCGATTTTCTCGAAGGCATCGGCGATACGGTCCATGGTTCGTGCGTCCCGCACAATCCACGCGGAGTGGAAGGTCCGGTCATCGGCCCGGAAGGCATACTCGGGCTGTTGCCGGGACGTGATCCCGTCAATGATGGAGTCAACAGAGCCGTTGTCGCGGTATGCAAGAAATACCGGTCCCGTCTGCGCGTTCAGCCGGTCGATGTGCCGGGTCCGGTCTGTTTCCTTATCCGACCTGGTAAGCTCATGGCGCTTGATTCTTCCGGAACGGTAGTCTTCGGATTCAAAGCAGGCCACGATGCCGGTCTGGACATGGCTGTCCGCCTGCTGGCGGTACAGGTAGAAACAGGGAGTCTCATCCTGTATCATGACGCCCTCCCGCACCATCGCCTGCAGCGCATCACAGGCGGACTGGTACACCCGGGGGTCGGGCGGGTCTATGGCATCGGGAAGATTGATCTCAGACCTCTCAATCTTGAGAAAGCTGAGGGGGTTCGCCCCCGCGATGAGCCGGGCCTCTTCACGGCTCATAACATCATAGGCATCGGAAGCCACTCCGGAGGCACGGTCCGGTACCGGTCTCAACGCTCTGAAAGGCCACAACGTGGTCATGGGATTCTCCGTCTCAGTGAATAACGATAGGGCATTCATCTAGCACATGTGTCACTGAAAGATCAATCTCATTGCCGTCCGGCGCCGATGGCTGACACAGTGATTTCTTGCAATATGCCATCGGCAATAGTAAAAGGTTCTCCGGGGAGCGTCCCCTCCCCCTGATGATCAGCGGGACAAAAGCCACAAGGACGAAGAAAATGATGAACGAAGACGGCCTGACACGGGTGTTTATTCACGGACTTGAAAGTTCAGGCGGCGGAACGAAAGGGGTATTCTTCAAGGAACGATACCCCGGCATGATTATCCGGGATTACAGGGGAAGTCTCGAGGAGAGAATGGGCGCGCTTCGGTCTCTCCTTGCGGGGAAAAAGGGTCTGGTACTGGTGGGTTCCAGCTATGGCGGTCTCATGGCTGCCCTGTATGCTTGCGCAAACCCCCAGGCGATCCACAAGCTGATTCTGCTTGCGCCGGCACTCGCCCTGGATGAGTTCAGGGAACAGTGCCGCGGGCCTCTGGACTTCCCCGTGGTGGTGTATCACGGAAGCAATGACGACGTGGTCCTCATCGAGCCTGTTCGGAAGATCGCCGCGGACCGGTTCAGGAATCTCGAATACAATGTGATCGACGATGACCATTCCTTAAGAAGCCGGTTCAAACTACTGGATTGGGACCGTCTCTTGTGCTATGAAGATTAACCAGGAAGGTCAAATGGTTAGGTCGGGAGAGGAACAGCATTCCGTGGAAGAACACTATTCTCAGAAGATCGTCATCCGCTACACGGCCGACATTGTCGACAAGCCGCTGGTGTGCCGTCTTGCCAGAGATTTCGATCTCGATTTTAACATTCTCCATGCCCGGGTCCTGCCCAAACGGGAGGGCGTCCTGGCCCTGGATCTCTCCGGCAAGAAGGATGACTTTTACCGGGGCATTGCCTTCCTGAAAGAATCAGGACTCAAGGTTGAACTGCTTTCAAAGAGTGTAACCCACAATGAGGAGCGCTGTGTCCACTGTGGGGCCTGCCGGGCGTTCTGTTCCACCGGTGCCCTTCACCAGGATCCGGTTTCCATGAAAACTCTTTTTGATCCGGCCAAATGCAGTGGCTGTTCCGTCTGCGTCAAGGCCTGCCCTGCCCGGGCCATGGTCATCAATCTTATCTGAACATCTGTTGTTACTCGCCATGGGAACCGGACAGCAACTCTTTTCCCTTCTCGATCATCCGTTCCACCATCCCGGTGACGCCCTTCCCCCTGTCAAGCGCTTCACGTCCTTTATCGAACACATCGCCGCTTCGTTCACGAATCTCCGAAATATTGGTTTTTACACGGTCTGGAAATTCCTCCGGGGCCCTGTAATAGGAATACCCCATGAGGATGACAAACACGGCAAGGGAGATAAGGGCGTATTTCAGGATCTTCTTCATCAGAAAATAGAGGACGACGATCGCCGAGAGAACGATGAGTCCCGCGATGACGGGGTTGTCTGCGAGATATCGCGTCAGGGCTTCCACGGGCGGACTCCTTCTCCAGGCCGACAGTACTCGGATACGGGAGAATGTATATCAAAGGAACCGCGATTACAAGCATATCTGATAGAAACGGTGCCGCCTTGAAAAAAAAGCGCCCGTGCATTACAAGCTGAAGTGTATTCTTCAGGAAACAGGAACGGACACGATATGCCGGGCTGGCGCGGCGCCATTCTGAACATCGACCTGTCATCGAGGGCAGTTTCTCGGGAAGTTCCCGATGCCGAGCTGTTGCAGCACTGCATCGGCGGTCGCGGCCTCGCGGGATTTTTCCTGGAAGACCGGTGTACCCTTCCCTGGGATGATCCCGCCATGCCGATTCTTCTATTCACCGGTCCCCTGGTCGATACGCCATCCCCCACATCAGGACGGATGACGATCATGTCGCGGTCTCCCCTCACGGGGACCATGGCTGACGCTTCGGTGGGAGGCTCCCTGGGAACCATGATCAAGAGGGCCGGCTGGGACGGCATCATTATTACCGGTAAGGGTAACGACCTCACAGGAATTGAGATCGATAACGGTGAGGTGACCTTCACCGACGCGGGACACCTGGCGGGCCTCGCCACGGGAGATATCACCGCCCGGCTGCGTCACAGGGGTTCGGTTCTTGCCTTGGGACCCGCCGCTGAAAAAGGCGTTCGTTTCGCCAGTGCAATCATCGATGGCCATTACGCGGCTGGTCGGAACGGCATCGGCCTGTGCTTTGCCGCCAAGAACATCAAATACATCACCGTTAGAGGAGAAAGCCGCACGGACATCCATGACCGGGCCGAGTTGAAACGCGCCTGTGAGGACATCCATCGCCTTGTTGCCGCCTCGCCGGCCCTTATGGGCGAGTTGGGAATAGGCTCTTTCGGGACGCCCGCGCTCTACGATCTCATGCACGCCCGGGCCATAATGCCCACGAACAATTTTACCGAGACATTCTTCCCTCCGGCCCCGGAGCTGAACGCCTTTGCCGTCAGGAACGCCTATTCTCCCCGCACAGCGGCCTGCCGGGGATGCCATATCGGATGTAAAAAGGTGTCCTCCCGCGGCGAGGCCCTGCCGGAGTTCGAAACACTTTCGCATTTCAGCGCTCTTCTGGGCAACAGCGACCTGGCTTCGGTCGTTGAGGCAAACCGTCTCTGCAACGAACTGGGCATGGACACCATATCCACGGCGGCTACCCTGGCCTGTTACGCCGAGATTGAAGACCGGAAACTCGCCCCTGAGGATATTCTGGGCCTTGTTCGTGATATCGGTACCGGCCGCGGAATCGGCGCAGAACTGAGCAGCGGTTCGAAACGCTATGCCTCTCGAAAGGGCAGACCCGAATCCTCCATGTCCGTGA is a window encoding:
- a CDS encoding aldehyde ferredoxin oxidoreductase family protein, encoding MPGWRGAILNIDLSSRAVSREVPDAELLQHCIGGRGLAGFFLEDRCTLPWDDPAMPILLFTGPLVDTPSPTSGRMTIMSRSPLTGTMADASVGGSLGTMIKRAGWDGIIITGKGNDLTGIEIDNGEVTFTDAGHLAGLATGDITARLRHRGSVLALGPAAEKGVRFASAIIDGHYAAGRNGIGLCFAAKNIKYITVRGESRTDIHDRAELKRACEDIHRLVAASPALMGELGIGSFGTPALYDLMHARAIMPTNNFTETFFPPAPELNAFAVRNAYSPRTAACRGCHIGCKKVSSRGEALPEFETLSHFSALLGNSDLASVVEANRLCNELGMDTISTAATLACYAEIEDRKLAPEDILGLVRDIGTGRGIGAELSSGSKRYASRKGRPESSMSVKMQELPAYDPRGAVGMALAYAVSTRGGCHLRAYPVAHEILRKPVATDRFSFSGKARVIKLSEDQNAAVDSLTACRFVFFSATLVEYSRAFRAVTGLDLTAQDLLTAGERICYRERIMNARNGFTVEDDDLPERFFREQGSPVRDITIPPLDRQAFLQARSNYYIIRGLDESGLPTAKKAGELGLSWKQ
- a CDS encoding DUF1015 family protein; amino-acid sequence: MTTLWPFRALRPVPDRASGVASDAYDVMSREEARLIAGANPLSFLKIERSEINLPDAIDPPDPRVYQSACDALQAMVREGVMIQDETPCFYLYRQQADSHVQTGIVACFESEDYRSGRIKRHELTRSDKETDRTRHIDRLNAQTGPVFLAYRDNGSVDSIIDGITSRQQPEYAFRADDRTFHSAWIVRDARTMDRIADAFEKIDSLYIADGHHRAAAANRVAEIRRQANPAHTGAEEYNRIMAVLFSHRQLRILPYNRVVRDLAGMGKEAFLDRLSDRFLLEPLERNAPAPERGVFGMYLGGQWFRLSPTGEGCGNNDIVSSLDVSVLQDRLIAPILGVTDMRGDERIDFVGGIRGTGELERLVDADLYAVAFSLYPTDMDSLMAVSDKGQIMPPKSTWFEPKLKSGLFVHLLD
- a CDS encoding alpha/beta hydrolase, giving the protein MMNEDGLTRVFIHGLESSGGGTKGVFFKERYPGMIIRDYRGSLEERMGALRSLLAGKKGLVLVGSSYGGLMAALYACANPQAIHKLILLAPALALDEFREQCRGPLDFPVVVYHGSNDDVVLIEPVRKIAADRFRNLEYNVIDDDHSLRSRFKLLDWDRLLCYED
- a CDS encoding 4Fe-4S binding protein; this encodes MVRSGEEQHSVEEHYSQKIVIRYTADIVDKPLVCRLARDFDLDFNILHARVLPKREGVLALDLSGKKDDFYRGIAFLKESGLKVELLSKSVTHNEERCVHCGACRAFCSTGALHQDPVSMKTLFDPAKCSGCSVCVKACPARAMVINLI